The Saccopteryx leptura isolate mSacLep1 chromosome 2, mSacLep1_pri_phased_curated, whole genome shotgun sequence genome has a window encoding:
- the ABCC3 gene encoding ATP-binding cassette sub-family C member 3 isoform X2 → MDTLCGSGELGSKFWDSNLSVHTDNPDLTPCFQNSLLAWVPCIYLWAALPCYLFYLQYHRQGYIVLSHLSRLKTALGVLLWCVSWTDLFYSFYGLVHGWAPAPIFFVTPLVVGITMLLATLLIQYERLRGVQSSGVLIIFWFLCVVCGIIPFRSKILSAMTEGKILDPFRFTTFYIYFALVLFSLILSCFREKPPFFSPKNVDPNPCPEAEAGFLSRLSFWWFTKLAIRGYRRPLEERDLWSLNKEDRSETVVQRLLEAWKQQQKQAAQRRASAAPGRTVSSEDEELLGARPRAREPSFLKTLLATFGPGYLISSCFMLVQDLLAFVNPQLLSILIRFISNPTAPNWWGFLVAGLMFVCSVMQTLILHQYYHCIFAMGLRVRTGIIGVVYRKALVITNSVKRESAVGEMVNLMSVDAQRFMDLAPFLNLLWSGPLQIILALYFLWQNLGPSVLAGLALMVLLIPLNGVVAMKMRTFQVEQMKFKDSRIKLMSEILGGIKVLKLYAWEPSFVQQVEGIRQSELRLLRQAAYLHAISTFIWVCTPFLVTLITLGVYVSVDPNNVLDAEKAFVSVSLFNILKNPLSILPHLLSGLTQTSVSLKRIQHFLSHDELDPQCVERKTIAPGYAVIIDNGTFTWAQDLPPTLHSLDIPVPKGALVAVVGPVGCGKSSLVSALLGEMEKLEGKVYVKGSVAYVPQQAWIQNCTLQENVLFGKALDPKCYQRALEACALLADLEVLPGGDKTEIGEKGINLSGGQRQRVSLARAVYSDADIFLLDDPLSAVDSHVAKHIFDQVIGPEGVLANKTRVLVTHGISFLPQTDFIIVLADGQVSEVGTYSALLQRNGSFANFLHNYAPSKDEEHLEEDSRPAALEDADDEDVLLIEDTLSSHTDLMDNEPITYEVRKQFMRQLSSMSSDGEGQGRPVPRRRLGPAEKVVPALEAKANGMLIEEEKVGMGKVKLSVFWDYAKAVGLWTTFVICLLYVGQSASAIGANIWLSAWTNEAAVGGRQNNTSQRLGVYATLGILQGLLVVLSSIMMTVGCVRAARLLHQALLHNKMRSPQSFFDTTPSGRILNRFSKDIYVIDEVLAPTILMLLNSFFTSVSTLVVVVASTPLFAVVILPLAVFYILVQRFYVATSRQLKRLESVSRSPIYSHFSETVTGSSVIRAYGRSQDFEAISDAKVDYNLRSCYPNMSSNRWLGVRVEFVGNCIVFFAALFAVIERSRLSPGMVGLSVSYALQVTFALNWMIRMLSDLESNIVAVERVKEYSSTETEAPWVVKGSRPPAGWPTQGEVEFQNYSVRYRPGLDLVLKDLSLRVRGGEKVGIVGRTGAGKSSMTLCLFLILEAAEGKIYIDGLNVADIGLHDLRSQLTIIPQDPILFSGTLRMNLDPFGNYSEDDIWRALELSHLHTFVSSQPAGLDFLCSEGGENLSVGQRQLVCLARALLRKSRILVLDEATAAIDLETDDLIQATIRTQFETCTVLTIAHRLNTIMDYTRVLVLDKGTVAEFDSPANLIAARGIFYGMARDAGLA, encoded by the exons gactCCAATCTGTCCGTGCACACCGACAACCCGGACCTCACCCCCTGCTTCCAGAACTCCCTGCtggcctgggtcccctgcatctaCCTGTGGGCCGCCCTGCCCTGCTACCTGTTCTACCTGCAGTACCACCGCCAGGGCTATATCGTCCTCTCCCACCTCTCCAGGCTCAAGACG GCCTTGGGTGTCCTGCTGTGGTGCGTCTCCTGGACTGACCTCTTCTACTCCTTCTATGGCCTGGTCCACGGCTGGGCCCCTGCCCCCATCTTCTTTGTCACCCCCTTGGTGGTGGGGATCACCATG CTGCTGGCCACCCTACTGATCCAGTATGAGCGGCTGCGGGGGGTGCAGTCCTCGGGGGTCCTCATCATCTTCTGGTTCCTGTGTGTGGTCTGCGGGATCATCCCCTTCCGCTCCAAGATCCTTTCAGCCATGACAGAG GGCAAGATCTTGGACCCCTTCCGTTTCACCACCTTCTACATCTACTTTGCCCTGGTGCTCTTTTCCCTCATCCTGTCCTGCTTCCGGGAGAAACCACCATTCTTCTCGCCAAAGAATGTCGACCCT AACCCCTGCCCAGAGGCTGAAGCTGGCTTCCTCTCTCGCCTGTCTTTCTGGTGGTTCACAAA GTTGGCCATCCGCGGCTACCGGCGCCCCCTGGAGGAGCGGGACCTCTGGTCCCTGAACAAGGAGGACCGCTCCGAGACGGTGGTGCAGAGGCTGCTGGAGGCCtggaagcagcagcagaagcaggcAGCACA ACGCAGAGCCTCAGCGGCACCTGGGAGGACGGTCTCCAGTGAGGATGAGGAGCTGCTAGGGGCCCGGCCCAGAGCCCGGGAGCCCTCCTTCCTGAAGACACTGCTGGCCACCTTTGGCCCCGGCTACCTCATTAGCTCATGCTTCATGCTGGTCCAGGACCTGCTCGCcttcgtcaacccgcagctgCTCAG CATCCTGATCAGATTCATTTCAAACCCCACGGCCCCCAACTGGTGGGGCTTCCTGGTGGCCGGGCTGATGTTCGTGTGCTCCGTGATGCAGACTCTGATCTTGCACCAATATTACCACTGCATCTTTGCGATGGGGTTGAGGGTTCGCACGGGGATCATAGGGGTCGTCTACAGGAAG GCTCTGGTCATCACCAATTCAGTCAAACGTGAGTCCGCTGTGGGAGAAATGGTCAACCTCATGTCAGTGGATGCCCAGCGCTTCATGGACCTGGCCCCGTTCCTCAACCTGCTATGGTCAGGCCCTCTGCAGATCATCCTGGCGCTCTACTTCCTCTGGCAG AACCTGGGCCCCTCCGTTCTGGCTGGACTCGCTCTCATGGTCTTGCTGATCCCCCTCAATGGAGTTGTGGCCATGAAGATGCGTACTTTCCAG GTGGAACAAATGAAGTTCAAGGACTCGCGCATCAAGCTGATGAGCGAGATCCTGGGCGGCATCAAGGTGCTGAAGCTGTACGCCTGGGAGCCCAGCTTTGTGCAGCAGGTGGAGGGCATCCGGCAGAGCGAGCTGCGGCTGCTGCGCCAGGCGGCCTACCTCCACGCCATATCCACCTTCATCTGGGTCTGCACCCCCTTCCTG GTGACCCTCATCACCCTCGGGGTGTACGTGTCCGTGGACCCGAACAACGTGTTGGATGCCGAGAAGGCCTTTGTGTCCGTGTCCCTGTTCAACATCTTAAAGAACCCCCTCAGCATACTGCCCCACCTACTCAGTGGCCTGACCCAG ACCAGCGTGTCTCTGAAACGGATCCAGCATTTCCTGAGCCACGATGAACTTGACCCCCAGTGTGTGGAGAGAAAGACCATCGCCCCAG GCTATGCAGTCATCATAGACAATGGCACCTTCACCTGGGCCCAGgacctgccccccaccctgcacAG CTTAGACATCCCGGTGCCAAAAGGGGCACTGGTGGCCGTGGTAGGACCCGTGGGCTGTGGAAAGTCCTCTCTGGTGTCTGCCCTtctgggagagatggagaagcttGAAGGCAAGGTGTACGTGAAG GGCTCCGTGGCCTACGTGCCCCAGCAGGCCTGGATCCAGAACTGCACTCTGCAGGAAAACGTGCTGTTCGGCAAAGCCCTGGACCCCAAGTGCTACCAGCGGGCGCTGGAGGCCTGTGCCCTGCTAGCCGACCTGGAGGTGCTGCCTGGTGGGGACAAGACAGAGATTGGAGAGAAG GGCATTAACTTGTCCGGGGGCCAGCGGCAGCGGGTCAGTCTGGCCCGAGCTGTTTACAGTGACGCTGACATTTTTTTGCTGGATGACCCACTGTCAGCTGTGGACTCCCATGTGGCCAAGCATATCTTTGACCAAGTCATCGGGCCAGAAGGTGTACTGGCAAACAAG ACACGAGTCCTGGTGACGCACGGCATCAGCTTCCTGCCCCAGACGGACTTCATCATAGTGCTAGCTGATGGACAGGTGTCTGAGGTGGGCACCTACTCAGCCCTCCTGCAGCGCAACGGCTCCTTTGCCAACTTCCTCCACAACTATGCACCCAGTAAGGACGAGGAGCACCTGGAGGAGGACAGCAGGCCCG CAGCCTTGGAGGATGCAGATGATGAGGATGTGCTGTTGATTGAAGACACGCTTAGCAGCCACACAGACCTGATGGACAACGAGCCAATCACGTACGAGGTCCGGAAGCAGTTCATGAG ACAGCTGAGTTCCATGTCCTCGGACGGGGAGGGCCAGGGTCGGCCTGTGCCCCGGAGGCGCCTGGGCCCGGCGGAAAAGGTAGTGCCGGCATTAGAGGCGAAGGCAAACGGGATGCTGATTGAGGAAGAGAAGGTCGGCATGGGCAAG gtgaAGCTGAGCGTGTTCTGGGATTACGCCAAGGCTGTGGGGCTCTGGACCACATTTGTCATCTGTCTGCTATACGTGGGTCAAAGTGCATCGGCCATTGGAGCCAACATCtggctcagtgcctggaccaacgaGGCTGCGGTGGGTGGCCGGCAGAACAACACCTCCCAGAGGTTGGGTGTCTATGCCACCTTGGGAATTCTGCAAG GGCTCCTGGTGGTGCTGTCGTCCATCATGATGACGGTGGGCTGTGTTCGGGCAGCACGCCTGCTCCACCAGGCGCTGCTGCACAACAAGATGCGCTCGCCACAGTCCTTCTTTGACACGACACCGTCAGGCCGTATCCTCAACCGCTTCTCCAAGGACATCTATGTCATTGATGAGGTCCTGGCGCCCACTATTCTCATGCTGCTGAACTCCTTCTTCACCTCCGTCTCCACCCTCGTGGTCGTCGTGGCCAGCACGCCGCTCTTCGCGGTGGTCATCCTGCCTCTGGCTGTCTTCTACATCTTGGTGCAG CGCTTCTATGTGGCCACATCACGGCAGCTGAAGCGGCTGGAATCTGTCAGCCGCTCGCCCATTTACTCCCACTTTTCGGAGACGGTGACTGGCTCCAGCGTCATCCGGGCTTACGGCCGCAGCCAGGACTTTGAGGCCATTAGCGATGCTAAGGTGGACTACAACCTGAGAAGCTGCTACCCCAACATGTCCTCCAACAG GTGGCTGGGGGTCCGAGTGGAGTTCGTGGGGAACTGTATTGTGTTCTTTGCTGCACTCTTTGCTGTAATTGAGAGAAGCAGGCTGAGCCCAGGGATGGTGGGCCTTTCTGTGTCCTATGCCCTACAG GTGACGTTTGCTCTGAACTGGATGATACGAATGTTATCAGACTTGGAGTCTAACATTGTGGCTGTGGAGAGAGTCAAGGAGTACTCCAGTACAGAGACAGAG GCCCCCTGGGTGGTGAAGGGCAGCCGCCCTCCTGCGGGCTGGCCCACCCAGGGTGAGGTGGAGTTCCAGAATTACTCCGTGCGCTACCGGCCGGGCCTGGATCTGGTGCTGAAGGACCTGAGTCTGCGCGTGCGCGGTGGCGAGAAG GTGGGCATTGTGGGCCGCACTGGGGCTGGCAAATCGTCCATGACCCTCTGCCTGTTCCTCATCCTGGAGGCCGCCGAGGGTAAGATCTACATTGACGGCCTGAACGTGGCAGATATCGGACTCCACGACCTGCGTTCCCAGCTGACCATCATCCCCCAG GACCCCATCCTGTTCTCGGGGACCCTGCGTATGAACCTGGACCCCTTTGGCAATTACTCAGAGGACGACATATGGCGGGCCTTGGAGCTGTCCCACCTGCACACGTTTGTGAGCTCCCAGCCAGCGGGCCTGGACTTCCTGTGCTCCGAGGGAGGAGAGAATCTCAG TGTGGGTCAGCGGCAGCTTGTGTGCCTGGCCCGAGCCCTCCTCCGCAAGAGCCGAATCCTGGTTCTAGACGAGGCCACCGCCGCCATTGACCTGGAGACTGATGACCTCATCCAGGCTACCATCCGCACCCAGTTTGAGACCTGCACGGTGCTGACCATCGCACACCGGCTCAACACCATCATGGACTACACCAG GGTCCTGGTCCTGGACAAAGGGACAGTAGCTGAATTTGATTCTCCAGCCAACCTGATTGCAGCCAGAGGCATCTTCTACGGGATGGCCAGAGATGCCGGACTGGCCTGA
- the ABCC3 gene encoding ATP-binding cassette sub-family C member 3 isoform X1 has translation MDTLCGSGELGSKFWDSNLSVHTDNPDLTPCFQNSLLAWVPCIYLWAALPCYLFYLQYHRQGYIVLSHLSRLKTALGVLLWCVSWTDLFYSFYGLVHGWAPAPIFFVTPLVVGITMLLATLLIQYERLRGVQSSGVLIIFWFLCVVCGIIPFRSKILSAMTEGKILDPFRFTTFYIYFALVLFSLILSCFREKPPFFSPKNVDPNPCPEAEAGFLSRLSFWWFTKLAIRGYRRPLEERDLWSLNKEDRSETVVQRLLEAWKQQQKQAAQHSASCGPFLPTASSSPTRRRASAAPGRTVSSEDEELLGARPRAREPSFLKTLLATFGPGYLISSCFMLVQDLLAFVNPQLLSILIRFISNPTAPNWWGFLVAGLMFVCSVMQTLILHQYYHCIFAMGLRVRTGIIGVVYRKALVITNSVKRESAVGEMVNLMSVDAQRFMDLAPFLNLLWSGPLQIILALYFLWQNLGPSVLAGLALMVLLIPLNGVVAMKMRTFQVEQMKFKDSRIKLMSEILGGIKVLKLYAWEPSFVQQVEGIRQSELRLLRQAAYLHAISTFIWVCTPFLVTLITLGVYVSVDPNNVLDAEKAFVSVSLFNILKNPLSILPHLLSGLTQTSVSLKRIQHFLSHDELDPQCVERKTIAPGYAVIIDNGTFTWAQDLPPTLHSLDIPVPKGALVAVVGPVGCGKSSLVSALLGEMEKLEGKVYVKGSVAYVPQQAWIQNCTLQENVLFGKALDPKCYQRALEACALLADLEVLPGGDKTEIGEKGINLSGGQRQRVSLARAVYSDADIFLLDDPLSAVDSHVAKHIFDQVIGPEGVLANKTRVLVTHGISFLPQTDFIIVLADGQVSEVGTYSALLQRNGSFANFLHNYAPSKDEEHLEEDSRPAALEDADDEDVLLIEDTLSSHTDLMDNEPITYEVRKQFMRQLSSMSSDGEGQGRPVPRRRLGPAEKVVPALEAKANGMLIEEEKVGMGKVKLSVFWDYAKAVGLWTTFVICLLYVGQSASAIGANIWLSAWTNEAAVGGRQNNTSQRLGVYATLGILQGLLVVLSSIMMTVGCVRAARLLHQALLHNKMRSPQSFFDTTPSGRILNRFSKDIYVIDEVLAPTILMLLNSFFTSVSTLVVVVASTPLFAVVILPLAVFYILVQRFYVATSRQLKRLESVSRSPIYSHFSETVTGSSVIRAYGRSQDFEAISDAKVDYNLRSCYPNMSSNRWLGVRVEFVGNCIVFFAALFAVIERSRLSPGMVGLSVSYALQVTFALNWMIRMLSDLESNIVAVERVKEYSSTETEAPWVVKGSRPPAGWPTQGEVEFQNYSVRYRPGLDLVLKDLSLRVRGGEKVGIVGRTGAGKSSMTLCLFLILEAAEGKIYIDGLNVADIGLHDLRSQLTIIPQDPILFSGTLRMNLDPFGNYSEDDIWRALELSHLHTFVSSQPAGLDFLCSEGGENLSVGQRQLVCLARALLRKSRILVLDEATAAIDLETDDLIQATIRTQFETCTVLTIAHRLNTIMDYTRVLVLDKGTVAEFDSPANLIAARGIFYGMARDAGLA, from the exons gactCCAATCTGTCCGTGCACACCGACAACCCGGACCTCACCCCCTGCTTCCAGAACTCCCTGCtggcctgggtcccctgcatctaCCTGTGGGCCGCCCTGCCCTGCTACCTGTTCTACCTGCAGTACCACCGCCAGGGCTATATCGTCCTCTCCCACCTCTCCAGGCTCAAGACG GCCTTGGGTGTCCTGCTGTGGTGCGTCTCCTGGACTGACCTCTTCTACTCCTTCTATGGCCTGGTCCACGGCTGGGCCCCTGCCCCCATCTTCTTTGTCACCCCCTTGGTGGTGGGGATCACCATG CTGCTGGCCACCCTACTGATCCAGTATGAGCGGCTGCGGGGGGTGCAGTCCTCGGGGGTCCTCATCATCTTCTGGTTCCTGTGTGTGGTCTGCGGGATCATCCCCTTCCGCTCCAAGATCCTTTCAGCCATGACAGAG GGCAAGATCTTGGACCCCTTCCGTTTCACCACCTTCTACATCTACTTTGCCCTGGTGCTCTTTTCCCTCATCCTGTCCTGCTTCCGGGAGAAACCACCATTCTTCTCGCCAAAGAATGTCGACCCT AACCCCTGCCCAGAGGCTGAAGCTGGCTTCCTCTCTCGCCTGTCTTTCTGGTGGTTCACAAA GTTGGCCATCCGCGGCTACCGGCGCCCCCTGGAGGAGCGGGACCTCTGGTCCCTGAACAAGGAGGACCGCTCCGAGACGGTGGTGCAGAGGCTGCTGGAGGCCtggaagcagcagcagaagcaggcAGCACA GCACTCAGCTTCCTGCGGCCCATTCCTACCCACTGCTTCCTCCTCCCCGACCAGACGCAGAGCCTCAGCGGCACCTGGGAGGACGGTCTCCAGTGAGGATGAGGAGCTGCTAGGGGCCCGGCCCAGAGCCCGGGAGCCCTCCTTCCTGAAGACACTGCTGGCCACCTTTGGCCCCGGCTACCTCATTAGCTCATGCTTCATGCTGGTCCAGGACCTGCTCGCcttcgtcaacccgcagctgCTCAG CATCCTGATCAGATTCATTTCAAACCCCACGGCCCCCAACTGGTGGGGCTTCCTGGTGGCCGGGCTGATGTTCGTGTGCTCCGTGATGCAGACTCTGATCTTGCACCAATATTACCACTGCATCTTTGCGATGGGGTTGAGGGTTCGCACGGGGATCATAGGGGTCGTCTACAGGAAG GCTCTGGTCATCACCAATTCAGTCAAACGTGAGTCCGCTGTGGGAGAAATGGTCAACCTCATGTCAGTGGATGCCCAGCGCTTCATGGACCTGGCCCCGTTCCTCAACCTGCTATGGTCAGGCCCTCTGCAGATCATCCTGGCGCTCTACTTCCTCTGGCAG AACCTGGGCCCCTCCGTTCTGGCTGGACTCGCTCTCATGGTCTTGCTGATCCCCCTCAATGGAGTTGTGGCCATGAAGATGCGTACTTTCCAG GTGGAACAAATGAAGTTCAAGGACTCGCGCATCAAGCTGATGAGCGAGATCCTGGGCGGCATCAAGGTGCTGAAGCTGTACGCCTGGGAGCCCAGCTTTGTGCAGCAGGTGGAGGGCATCCGGCAGAGCGAGCTGCGGCTGCTGCGCCAGGCGGCCTACCTCCACGCCATATCCACCTTCATCTGGGTCTGCACCCCCTTCCTG GTGACCCTCATCACCCTCGGGGTGTACGTGTCCGTGGACCCGAACAACGTGTTGGATGCCGAGAAGGCCTTTGTGTCCGTGTCCCTGTTCAACATCTTAAAGAACCCCCTCAGCATACTGCCCCACCTACTCAGTGGCCTGACCCAG ACCAGCGTGTCTCTGAAACGGATCCAGCATTTCCTGAGCCACGATGAACTTGACCCCCAGTGTGTGGAGAGAAAGACCATCGCCCCAG GCTATGCAGTCATCATAGACAATGGCACCTTCACCTGGGCCCAGgacctgccccccaccctgcacAG CTTAGACATCCCGGTGCCAAAAGGGGCACTGGTGGCCGTGGTAGGACCCGTGGGCTGTGGAAAGTCCTCTCTGGTGTCTGCCCTtctgggagagatggagaagcttGAAGGCAAGGTGTACGTGAAG GGCTCCGTGGCCTACGTGCCCCAGCAGGCCTGGATCCAGAACTGCACTCTGCAGGAAAACGTGCTGTTCGGCAAAGCCCTGGACCCCAAGTGCTACCAGCGGGCGCTGGAGGCCTGTGCCCTGCTAGCCGACCTGGAGGTGCTGCCTGGTGGGGACAAGACAGAGATTGGAGAGAAG GGCATTAACTTGTCCGGGGGCCAGCGGCAGCGGGTCAGTCTGGCCCGAGCTGTTTACAGTGACGCTGACATTTTTTTGCTGGATGACCCACTGTCAGCTGTGGACTCCCATGTGGCCAAGCATATCTTTGACCAAGTCATCGGGCCAGAAGGTGTACTGGCAAACAAG ACACGAGTCCTGGTGACGCACGGCATCAGCTTCCTGCCCCAGACGGACTTCATCATAGTGCTAGCTGATGGACAGGTGTCTGAGGTGGGCACCTACTCAGCCCTCCTGCAGCGCAACGGCTCCTTTGCCAACTTCCTCCACAACTATGCACCCAGTAAGGACGAGGAGCACCTGGAGGAGGACAGCAGGCCCG CAGCCTTGGAGGATGCAGATGATGAGGATGTGCTGTTGATTGAAGACACGCTTAGCAGCCACACAGACCTGATGGACAACGAGCCAATCACGTACGAGGTCCGGAAGCAGTTCATGAG ACAGCTGAGTTCCATGTCCTCGGACGGGGAGGGCCAGGGTCGGCCTGTGCCCCGGAGGCGCCTGGGCCCGGCGGAAAAGGTAGTGCCGGCATTAGAGGCGAAGGCAAACGGGATGCTGATTGAGGAAGAGAAGGTCGGCATGGGCAAG gtgaAGCTGAGCGTGTTCTGGGATTACGCCAAGGCTGTGGGGCTCTGGACCACATTTGTCATCTGTCTGCTATACGTGGGTCAAAGTGCATCGGCCATTGGAGCCAACATCtggctcagtgcctggaccaacgaGGCTGCGGTGGGTGGCCGGCAGAACAACACCTCCCAGAGGTTGGGTGTCTATGCCACCTTGGGAATTCTGCAAG GGCTCCTGGTGGTGCTGTCGTCCATCATGATGACGGTGGGCTGTGTTCGGGCAGCACGCCTGCTCCACCAGGCGCTGCTGCACAACAAGATGCGCTCGCCACAGTCCTTCTTTGACACGACACCGTCAGGCCGTATCCTCAACCGCTTCTCCAAGGACATCTATGTCATTGATGAGGTCCTGGCGCCCACTATTCTCATGCTGCTGAACTCCTTCTTCACCTCCGTCTCCACCCTCGTGGTCGTCGTGGCCAGCACGCCGCTCTTCGCGGTGGTCATCCTGCCTCTGGCTGTCTTCTACATCTTGGTGCAG CGCTTCTATGTGGCCACATCACGGCAGCTGAAGCGGCTGGAATCTGTCAGCCGCTCGCCCATTTACTCCCACTTTTCGGAGACGGTGACTGGCTCCAGCGTCATCCGGGCTTACGGCCGCAGCCAGGACTTTGAGGCCATTAGCGATGCTAAGGTGGACTACAACCTGAGAAGCTGCTACCCCAACATGTCCTCCAACAG GTGGCTGGGGGTCCGAGTGGAGTTCGTGGGGAACTGTATTGTGTTCTTTGCTGCACTCTTTGCTGTAATTGAGAGAAGCAGGCTGAGCCCAGGGATGGTGGGCCTTTCTGTGTCCTATGCCCTACAG GTGACGTTTGCTCTGAACTGGATGATACGAATGTTATCAGACTTGGAGTCTAACATTGTGGCTGTGGAGAGAGTCAAGGAGTACTCCAGTACAGAGACAGAG GCCCCCTGGGTGGTGAAGGGCAGCCGCCCTCCTGCGGGCTGGCCCACCCAGGGTGAGGTGGAGTTCCAGAATTACTCCGTGCGCTACCGGCCGGGCCTGGATCTGGTGCTGAAGGACCTGAGTCTGCGCGTGCGCGGTGGCGAGAAG GTGGGCATTGTGGGCCGCACTGGGGCTGGCAAATCGTCCATGACCCTCTGCCTGTTCCTCATCCTGGAGGCCGCCGAGGGTAAGATCTACATTGACGGCCTGAACGTGGCAGATATCGGACTCCACGACCTGCGTTCCCAGCTGACCATCATCCCCCAG GACCCCATCCTGTTCTCGGGGACCCTGCGTATGAACCTGGACCCCTTTGGCAATTACTCAGAGGACGACATATGGCGGGCCTTGGAGCTGTCCCACCTGCACACGTTTGTGAGCTCCCAGCCAGCGGGCCTGGACTTCCTGTGCTCCGAGGGAGGAGAGAATCTCAG TGTGGGTCAGCGGCAGCTTGTGTGCCTGGCCCGAGCCCTCCTCCGCAAGAGCCGAATCCTGGTTCTAGACGAGGCCACCGCCGCCATTGACCTGGAGACTGATGACCTCATCCAGGCTACCATCCGCACCCAGTTTGAGACCTGCACGGTGCTGACCATCGCACACCGGCTCAACACCATCATGGACTACACCAG GGTCCTGGTCCTGGACAAAGGGACAGTAGCTGAATTTGATTCTCCAGCCAACCTGATTGCAGCCAGAGGCATCTTCTACGGGATGGCCAGAGATGCCGGACTGGCCTGA